The Pocillopora verrucosa isolate sample1 chromosome 2, ASM3666991v2, whole genome shotgun sequence genome has a segment encoding these proteins:
- the LOC136279025 gene encoding tetratricopeptide repeat protein 28-like: MSSPPTTTVQAGPSGLYASYTPNSSRRSSPRSTSSRPNRRRTSLRNTTPTPTPGPSNDENNGGNNLQRQYEILFNDQRNAAAGRRIAGEDCNGNLTAEAMTPFMSIALLVALFLLNSDRIQKAIEICSECTVFHSLAQYDKAKEYLQKALVIRTEIGDREGEASCYENLGAVFKSVGQYDKAKEYLQKALVIRTEIGDREGEASCFRNLGTMFKSLGQYAKAKEYLQKALVITTEIGHRSEEAFCYGNLGTVFLSVGQYDKAKEYLQKALVITTEIGDRKGEASCYENLSTVYNSIGQYDKAKEQKEASCYENLGTVFNSIGQYDKAKKYFQKALVITTEIGDRQGEASCSGNLGTVFHSLGQYDKAKEYLQKALVIRTEIGNRKEEASCYENLGTVFHSLGQYDKAKEYLQKALVIRTEIGDRKGEASCYENLGTVFHSLGQYDKAKEYLRKALVIKTEIGDRQGEASCYGNLGTVFHSLGQYHKAKEYLQKALVITTEIDDRKGKAPWYESLGAVFSSLGQFDKAREYFQKALVITTVFGARKGEASCYGKLGTVFSSLDQYDKAKEYLQKALVITTEIGDRKGEALHYGNLGAVLLGVGQYDKAKEYLQKALVITTEIGDRKGEASCYENLGTVFHSLDQYDKAKEYLQKALVITTEIGDREGEASCSGNLGTVFHSLGQYDKAKEYLQKALVIRTEIGDRKKEASCYENLGTVFHSLGQYDKAKEYLQKALVITTEIGDREREASCSGNLGTVFHSLGQYDKAKEYLQKALVIRTEIGDRKKEASCYENLGVVFKSVGQYDKAREYLQKALVITTEIGDRKGEARCYEDLSSVFSSLGQFDKAREYLQKALVIITAKEYLQKALVITTEIGDRKGEALHYGNLSAVFLDVGQYDKAKEYLQKALVITTEIGDRQEEASCYANLSTVLRTVGDFEASESSARLRLVEEDENEDEDEKVISSLFLCYKMFIAPVYDLLDEPEVIIVPDRRLYKVPFAALSEKEGAEYLSETHKIRFIPSMTTLKKIQDSPEDYHSNTGALVIGNPKVDWLQSLPGARKEAEMVGRLVGVPPLVEEKATKQAVLERISSVSLIHFAAHGNADKGEIALSPIPTPKSRNAPPPQEASMLTMADVSRVKVRAKLVAMKWMRKKGLHKVSEWASFTLIGDDVRLEFAKQK, translated from the exons gagaggattgcaatggaaacctaacggcagaagccatgacacctttcatgagcATCGCCTTACTTGTTGCCCTCttcttgctcaactcagatcgcattcagaaagccattgagatatgcagcgaat gtactgtgtttcactCGCTTGcccagtacgacaaggctaaagagtatcttcaaaaagcgcttgtcatcagaactgaaattggcgacagagaaggggaagcatcatgttatgaaaacctaggtgctgtgtttaaGTCAGTTggccagtacgacaaggctaaagagtatctccaaaaagcgcttgtcatcagaactgaaattggcgacagagaaggggaagcatcatgttttcgaaacctag gtactatgtttaagtcgcttggccagtacgccaaggctaaagagtatctccaaaaagcgcttgtcatcacaactgaaattggccacagaagcGAAGAAGCATtttgttatggaaacctaggtactgtgtttctgtccgttggccaatacgacaaggctaaagagtatctccaaaaggcgcttgtcatcacaactgaaattggcgacagaaaaggggaagcatcatgttatgaaaacctaagTACTGTTTATAACTCGATTggccagtacgacaaggctaaaga acaaaaggaagcatcatgttatgaaaacctaggtactgtatTTAACTCGATTggccagtacgacaaggctaaaaagtatttccaaaaagcgcttgtcatcacaactgaaattggcgacagacaaggggaagcatcatgttctggaaacctaggtactgtgtttcactCGCTTGGCCAGTACGACAAGGccaaagagtatctccaaaaagcgcttgtcatcagaactgaaattggcaacagaaaagaagaagcatcatgttatgaaaacctaggtactgtgtttcactCGCTTGGCCAGTATGACAAGGcaaaagagtatctccaaaaggcgcttgtcatcagaactgaaattggtgacagaaaaggggaagcatcatgttatgaaaacctaggtactgtgtttcactCGCTTGGCCAGTATGACAAGGCAAAAgagtatctccgaaaagcgcttgtcatcaaaactgaaattggcgacagacaaggggaagcatcatgttatggaaacctaggtactgtgtttcactCGCTTGGCCAGTaccacaaggctaaagagtatctccaaaaagcgcttgtcatcacaactgaaattgatgacagaaaagGGAAAGCACCATGGTATGAAAgcctaggtgctgtgtttagCTCGCTTGGCCAATTTGACAAGGCTAGAGAGTAtttccaaaaggcgcttgtcatcacaactgtATTTGGCGCCAGAAAAGGGGAAGCTTCATGTTATGGTAagctaggtactgtgtttagcTCGCTTgaccaatacgacaaggctaaagagtatctccaaaaagcgcttgtcatcacaactgaaattggcgacagaaaaggggaagcattacattacggaaacctaggtgctgtgttaCTGGgcgttggccaatacgacaaggctaaagagtatcttcaaaaagcgcttgtcatcacaactgaaattggcgacagaaaaggggaagcatcatgttatgaaaacctaggtactgtgtttcactCGCTTGACCAGTATGACAAGGCgaaagagtatctccaaaaagcgcttgtcatcacaactgaaattggcgaccgagaaggggaagcatcatgttctggaaacctaggtactgtgtttcactCGCTTggccagtacgacaaggctaaagagtatctccaaaaggcgcttgtcatcagaactgaaattggcgacaggaaaaaggaagcatcatgttatgaaaacctaggtactgtgtttcactCGCTTGGCCAGTATGACAAGGCgaaagagtatctccaaaaagcgcttgtcatcacaactgaaattggcgaccgAGAAAGGGAAGCATCATGTtctggaaacctaggtactgtgtttcactCGCTTggccagtacgacaaggctaaagagtatctccaaaaggcgcttgtcatcagaactgaaattggcgacaggaaaaaggaagcatcatgttatgaaaacctaggtgTTGTGTTTAAGTCAGTTggccagtacgacaaggctagagagtatctccaaaaagcgcttgtcatcacaactgaaattggcgacagaaaaggggaagcacGATGTTATGAAGACCTAAGTTCTGTGTTTAGCTCGCTTGGCCAATTTGACaaggctagagagtatctccaaaaagcgcttgtcatcataact gctaaagagtatctccaaaaagcccttgtcatcacaactgaaattggcgacagaaaaggggaagcattaCATTACGGAAACCTAAGTGCTGTGTTTCTGGacgttggccaatacgacaaggctaaagagtatcttcaaaaagcgcttgtcatcacaactgaaattggcgacagacaagaggaagcatcatgttatgcAAACCTTAGTACTGTGCTTagaactgttggtgattttgaagcttcggaa agctcagcaagattgcgactcgtgGAAGAGGACGAgaacgaggacgaggacgagaaagtgatttcaagtctatttttgtgttacaaaatgtttattgcccccgtttatgatttgcttgatgagcctgaagtcattattgttcctgaccgcaggttgtacaaagttccctttgctgccctgagCGAAAAGGAGGGAGCTGAATACCTGTCAGAGACTCATAAGATCCGTTTCATTCCTTCTATGACAACActaaagaaaattcaagatagtccagaggactatcacagcaacactggtgccttggtaATAGGCAATCCAAAGGTTGATTGGCTGCAATCattgccaggtgcaagaaaggaagcggagatggtcggacgactggtgggtgttccgcctctagttgaagagaaagctacgaagcaggcggtgcttgagcggataagttcagtaagcttgatacattttgctgcccatggtaacgCCGATAAAGGAGAAATTGCACTCTCCCCCATTCCTACTCCCAAAAGTCGAAACGCTCCCCCACCGCAGGAAGCTTccatgttgacgatggctgatgtctcacgagtgaaagtcagagctaaactggtg gccatgaagtggatgaggaAAAAGGGCTTGCACAAagtgtctgagtgggcttcgtttacgctgattggagatgatgtgaggctCGAGTTTGCCAAGCAGAAGTAA